A DNA window from Brenneria izadpanahii contains the following coding sequences:
- the ssb1 gene encoding single-stranded DNA-binding protein yields the protein MASRGVNKVILVGNLGQDPEVRYMPNGGAVANITLATSDSWRDKQTGEQKEKTEWHRVVLFGKLAEVAGEYLRKGSQVYIEGSLQTRKWTDQSGVDRYTTEVVVNIGGTMQMLGGRQGAGGAPAGGQQSGGWGQPQQPQGGNQFSGNAAQQQHPAQSSAPAASNEPPMDFDDDIPF from the coding sequence ATGGCCAGCAGAGGCGTTAATAAAGTGATTCTTGTCGGAAATCTGGGGCAGGACCCGGAAGTTCGCTACATGCCGAATGGCGGCGCTGTCGCCAACATCACACTGGCCACGTCCGATAGCTGGCGTGATAAGCAAACCGGCGAACAGAAAGAGAAAACCGAATGGCACCGCGTCGTGCTGTTCGGCAAGCTGGCCGAAGTCGCCGGCGAATACCTGCGCAAGGGCTCTCAGGTTTACATTGAAGGTTCACTGCAAACCCGTAAATGGACCGACCAATCCGGCGTCGATCGCTACACCACCGAAGTGGTCGTCAATATCGGCGGCACCATGCAGATGCTGGGCGGCCGTCAGGGCGCCGGCGGCGCGCCGGCCGGCGGACAGCAATCCGGCGGTTGGGGCCAACCCCAGCAGCCGCAGGGCGGCAACCAGTTCAGCGGCAATGCCGCTCAACAGCAGCATCCGGCCCAGAGCAGCGCGCCGGCGGCAAGCAACGAACCGCCGATGGACTTCGACGACGATATTCCGTTTTAA
- the uvrA gene encoding excinuclease ABC subunit UvrA, with the protein MDNIEVRGARTHNLKNINLIIPRDKLIVITGLSGSGKSSLAFDTLYAEGQRRYVESLSAYARQFLSLMEKPDVDHIEGLSPAISIEQKSTSHNPRSTVGTITEIHDYLRLLFARIGEPRCPEHDVPLDAQTVSQMVDNVLAQPEGKRLMLLAPIVKDRKGEHSKTLENLATQGYIRARIDGEVCDLSDPPKLELQKKHTIEVVIDRFKVRDDLAQRLAESFETALELSGGSAVVADMDDPTVPELLFSANFACPICGYSMHELEPRMFSFNNPAGACPSCDGLGVQQFFDPARVVQNGELSLAGGAIRGWDRRNFYYFQMLRSLADHYKFDVDAPFDSLSESVQKLILYGSGKENIEFKYINDRGDTSVRRHPFEGVLHNMERRYKETESSAVREELAKFISNRPCASCGGTRLREEARHVYVEQTTLPEISDMSIGHAMDFFRNMKLSGQRAKIAEKVLKEIGDRLKFLVNVGLNYLSLSRSAETLSGGEAQRIRLASQIGAGLVGVMYVLDEPSIGLHQRDNERLLETLIHLRDLGNTVIVVEHDEDAIRAADHVIDIGPGAGVHGGQVVAQGTMEQIMAVPESLTGQFLCGVRKIEVPEHRVPADPTKVLKLIGARGNNLKDVTLTLPVGLFTCVTGVSGSGKSTLINDTLFPLAQRQLNGATLAEPAAYRDIQGLEHFDKVIDIDQSPIGRTPRSNPATYTGIFTPIRELFAGVPESRARGYNPGRFSFNVRGGRCEACQGDGVIKVEMHFLPDIYVPCDQCKGKRYNRETLEIKYKGKSIHEVLDMTIEEAREFFDAIPALARKLQTLIDVGLSYIRLGQSATTLSGGEAQRVKLARELSKRGTGQTLYILDEPTTGLHFADIQQLLAVLHQLRDQGNTIVVIEHNLDVIKTADWIVDLGPEGGSGGGEILVAGTPETVAECEQSHTARFLKPMLARQPA; encoded by the coding sequence ATGGATAATATCGAAGTTCGTGGTGCCCGTACTCATAATCTCAAGAATATCAATCTGATAATCCCTCGCGACAAGCTGATAGTGATCACGGGATTATCCGGTTCAGGCAAATCATCGCTGGCATTTGACACCTTATATGCCGAGGGGCAACGGCGTTACGTTGAATCGCTCTCGGCCTATGCCCGTCAGTTTTTATCGCTGATGGAGAAGCCGGACGTTGATCATATCGAAGGGTTGTCGCCTGCCATTTCCATTGAGCAGAAATCAACCTCCCATAACCCGCGTTCCACCGTCGGCACGATCACTGAAATTCATGATTACCTGCGTTTGCTGTTTGCCCGCATCGGTGAGCCCCGCTGTCCTGAGCACGATGTTCCGCTGGATGCCCAGACGGTCAGCCAGATGGTGGATAACGTGCTGGCGCAGCCGGAAGGCAAGCGGTTGATGCTGCTGGCGCCGATTGTGAAGGATCGTAAGGGCGAGCACAGCAAGACGCTGGAAAATCTGGCCACGCAGGGCTATATCCGTGCGCGTATTGACGGCGAAGTGTGCGATCTTTCCGATCCGCCGAAGCTGGAATTGCAGAAAAAACATACCATTGAAGTCGTTATCGACCGTTTTAAAGTGCGGGACGATCTGGCTCAGAGGCTGGCGGAATCGTTTGAAACGGCGCTGGAATTATCCGGCGGCAGTGCGGTGGTGGCCGATATGGACGATCCGACCGTGCCTGAACTGCTGTTCTCCGCGAATTTCGCCTGTCCGATATGCGGTTACAGCATGCATGAGCTGGAGCCGCGCATGTTCTCGTTCAATAACCCGGCCGGCGCCTGTCCGAGCTGCGATGGCCTGGGGGTTCAGCAGTTTTTCGATCCTGCCAGGGTAGTGCAGAACGGAGAGTTATCCCTGGCCGGTGGCGCCATTCGCGGCTGGGATCGCCGTAATTTCTACTATTTCCAGATGCTGCGCTCGCTGGCGGATCACTACAAATTCGATGTCGATGCGCCGTTCGACAGCCTGAGCGAATCTGTGCAGAAGCTGATTCTGTATGGTTCAGGTAAGGAAAACATCGAGTTTAAATATATCAACGATCGGGGGGACACCTCGGTGCGCCGTCACCCGTTCGAAGGGGTGCTGCATAACATGGAGCGCCGTTACAAAGAGACGGAATCTAGCGCGGTGCGCGAAGAACTGGCGAAATTTATCAGCAATCGTCCTTGCGCCAGCTGCGGCGGCACGCGTTTGCGTGAGGAAGCGCGCCACGTGTATGTCGAACAGACGACGCTGCCGGAAATTTCCGATATGAGCATCGGCCATGCGATGGATTTCTTTCGGAATATGAAGCTCAGCGGCCAGCGGGCCAAAATAGCCGAAAAAGTATTGAAAGAGATCGGCGATCGGCTGAAGTTTTTGGTCAATGTCGGGCTGAATTATCTGTCGCTGTCGCGTTCCGCGGAAACGCTGTCCGGCGGCGAGGCCCAGCGTATCCGCCTGGCAAGCCAGATTGGGGCCGGATTGGTCGGGGTGATGTACGTGCTGGATGAACCCTCTATCGGGCTGCATCAGCGTGACAATGAACGCCTGCTGGAAACGCTGATCCATCTGCGCGATCTGGGAAATACCGTGATCGTGGTTGAACATGACGAAGATGCGATTCGCGCCGCCGACCATGTTATCGATATCGGCCCCGGCGCGGGAGTGCACGGTGGTCAGGTGGTCGCGCAGGGGACGATGGAACAGATTATGGCGGTGCCGGAATCGTTGACCGGTCAGTTCCTCTGCGGAGTGCGCAAGATTGAGGTTCCCGAACATCGCGTACCGGCCGATCCAACCAAAGTGCTGAAGCTGATTGGCGCCAGGGGCAACAACCTGAAAGACGTTACGCTGACGCTGCCGGTGGGGCTGTTTACCTGTGTGACCGGCGTCTCCGGATCGGGGAAATCCACGCTGATTAACGACACCTTATTCCCGCTGGCTCAGCGCCAGCTTAACGGCGCTACGCTGGCCGAGCCGGCCGCCTACCGTGATATCCAGGGGCTGGAGCATTTCGATAAGGTGATCGATATCGATCAAAGCCCGATTGGCCGCACGCCGCGTTCTAACCCGGCGACCTATACCGGTATCTTTACCCCGATTCGTGAACTGTTCGCCGGCGTACCGGAATCACGCGCCCGCGGCTATAACCCGGGACGTTTCAGCTTTAACGTGCGCGGGGGGCGTTGTGAAGCCTGTCAGGGGGACGGCGTGATTAAAGTCGAAATGCACTTTTTGCCGGATATTTATGTGCCGTGCGATCAATGTAAAGGGAAGCGCTATAACCGCGAGACGCTGGAAATCAAGTATAAAGGCAAGAGCATTCATGAAGTGCTGGATATGACCATCGAAGAAGCCCGCGAATTCTTTGATGCGATTCCGGCGTTGGCGCGCAAACTGCAAACCCTGATCGATGTCGGCCTGTCCTATATTCGTTTGGGACAATCGGCGACGACGCTGTCCGGCGGCGAAGCGCAACGCGTGAAGCTGGCGCGTGAACTGTCGAAACGGGGCACCGGGCAGACGCTGTATATTCTGGATGAACCCACCACCGGTTTGCACTTTGCCGATATTCAGCAGTTGCTGGCGGTTTTGCATCAACTGCGCGATCAGGGCAATACCATTGTGGTTATCGAACATAATCTGGATGTGATTAAAACGGCGGACTGGATTGTCGACCTGGGGCCGGAAGGCGGCAGCGGCGGCGGTGAAATTCTGGTGGCCGGTACGCCGGAAACGGTTGCCGAATGTGAGCAGTCACATACGGCGCGTTTTCTGAAGCCGATGCTGGCGCGTCAGCCAGCGTAA
- a CDS encoding secondary thiamine-phosphate synthase enzyme YjbQ: MWIQHEIRLKPKARGFHLITDEVLAQVGELRQIKVGLMHVFIKHTSASLTMNENADPTVRQDFERFFNRLVPEDEPYYRHVDEGSDDMPAHLKGSLLGSSLTLPISNGRLNVGIWQGIYLCEHRNHGGSRTLVITLQGE; the protein is encoded by the coding sequence ATGTGGATACAGCATGAAATTCGTCTGAAACCTAAAGCCAGAGGCTTTCATTTGATTACCGATGAAGTGCTCGCTCAGGTCGGCGAGCTACGGCAAATCAAAGTCGGTCTGATGCATGTTTTTATCAAGCATACCTCGGCGTCTCTGACGATGAATGAGAATGCCGATCCTACCGTACGACAGGATTTTGAGCGTTTTTTTAATCGTCTGGTGCCGGAAGATGAGCCTTATTACCGTCATGTTGATGAAGGCAGCGACGATATGCCCGCCCATCTGAAGGGCAGCCTGTTAGGGAGCAGCCTGACGCTCCCTATCAGCAACGGACGGCTGAACGTCGGTATCTGGCAGGGTATCTATTTATGCGAACACCGTAACCACGGCGGCAGCCGTACTTTGGTTATTACCCTACAGGGGGAGTAG
- a CDS encoding methyl-accepting chemotaxis protein produces the protein MRLSDWKIGTRLVAWFILLVTMICFVCLISISRLSGFYDNARGIVENIYPQTVDSNRLIDNVNAGVLAYQKLLVVKGEDKIKAVQDEITAVSADIVALMDKIEATATDPAAQKIMDEIKQYRADFKNSGQKIIDLAGAGYQEAAITEFNTNTDKAQSNYRTAITKLIDYQDNAMSATISEMARTYSFSRWLLLGVLFGCIVFGSMIAVVMTRSITLPLNQALQVANNVAKGDLTSKVEAHGKDESSQLLQALEHMNISLREIVGQVREGAESITTASSQIAAGNQDLSARTEEQASSLEQTASSMEELTSTIKNTADNTHQATEIANKASDSAQRSSAVMTSVTQKMRGIRDSSQRMAEIIGVIDGIAFQTNILALNAAVEAARAGEQGRGFAVVAGEVRSLAQRSATAAKEIKDLIDDSVGKIHEGMQLVDNAEENISDLTTHVLDVNAIIGEIAQASNEQSDGINQINIAVGQIDSTTQQNAALVEESASAALSLQSQASILAESVRAFKLGDTSTFSQVANTVIPAQAAALPAANKLAAAATKTTDNSQDWTSF, from the coding sequence ATGCGTTTATCTGACTGGAAGATCGGTACACGTTTGGTGGCCTGGTTTATTCTGCTCGTCACTATGATTTGTTTTGTTTGCTTGATCTCGATTTCCCGGTTATCTGGTTTTTATGATAATGCTCGGGGCATCGTTGAAAACATTTATCCACAAACCGTGGACTCAAACCGATTGATTGATAATGTCAACGCCGGGGTATTGGCGTATCAGAAGCTATTGGTGGTTAAAGGGGAAGATAAAATCAAAGCGGTACAGGATGAGATTACCGCCGTATCCGCTGATATTGTCGCGTTAATGGATAAAATAGAAGCCACTGCGACCGATCCCGCCGCCCAGAAAATCATGGATGAGATTAAACAGTACCGGGCTGATTTTAAAAATTCAGGGCAGAAAATTATCGATTTGGCAGGCGCGGGCTATCAGGAAGCGGCCATTACTGAATTCAACACCAACACGGATAAGGCCCAGAGCAACTACCGGACCGCCATCACGAAACTCATCGATTATCAGGATAACGCCATGTCCGCCACGATTAGCGAAATGGCGCGGACCTATAGCTTTAGCCGTTGGTTGCTGCTGGGAGTTCTATTCGGTTGTATCGTATTTGGCAGCATGATTGCGGTGGTGATGACGCGCAGCATAACGTTACCGCTTAATCAGGCTTTGCAGGTGGCCAACAACGTTGCGAAAGGCGATCTGACGTCAAAAGTTGAAGCGCATGGTAAAGATGAAAGCAGCCAATTGCTGCAGGCGCTGGAGCATATGAATATTAGCCTGCGGGAGATCGTCGGTCAGGTACGTGAAGGGGCGGAGTCAATTACCACCGCGTCTTCCCAGATTGCGGCGGGTAACCAGGATCTGTCTGCGCGTACGGAGGAGCAGGCCAGTTCGCTGGAACAAACGGCGTCCTCTATGGAAGAGTTGACGTCGACCATTAAAAATACCGCCGATAATACTCATCAGGCTACGGAGATCGCCAATAAAGCGTCGGATTCGGCGCAGCGCAGCAGCGCGGTGATGACTTCTGTGACGCAAAAAATGCGCGGGATTCGGGACTCTTCCCAGCGGATGGCGGAAATTATTGGCGTGATTGACGGTATCGCTTTCCAGACCAATATTCTGGCGTTAAATGCGGCCGTTGAAGCGGCGCGCGCTGGCGAACAGGGGCGTGGATTCGCCGTGGTGGCGGGAGAAGTTCGTTCCCTGGCGCAGCGTAGCGCCACGGCGGCGAAAGAAATTAAAGATCTGATTGATGATTCCGTCGGGAAAATTCATGAAGGGATGCAGTTGGTGGATAACGCCGAAGAGAATATCAGTGACCTGACGACACATGTCCTGGACGTGAACGCTATCATTGGCGAGATCGCGCAGGCCAGCAATGAACAAAGCGATGGCATCAATCAGATCAATATTGCCGTAGGGCAGATTGATAGCACTACGCAGCAGAACGCCGCGCTGGTTGAAGAGTCCGCCTCGGCGGCGCTTTCGCTGCAATCTCAGGCCAGCATCCTGGCGGAGTCGGTGCGCGCGTTTAAGCTGGGCGATACATCCACGTTTTCCCAGGTAGCGAATACCGTTATTCCGGCTCAGGCCGCCGCGTTGCCCGCCGCTAATAAATTAGCGGCGGCAGCGACGAAAACGACGGATAATTCACAGGACTGGACATCGTTCTGA